From Erigeron canadensis isolate Cc75 chromosome 8, C_canadensis_v1, whole genome shotgun sequence, one genomic window encodes:
- the LOC122611206 gene encoding glycine cleavage system H protein, mitochondrial, which yields MALRMWASSTANALRLSTATRPHFSPLARCFSSVLDGLKYANSHEWVKHEGSVATIGITDHAQDHLGEVVFVDLPETGASVSKATGFGAVESVKATSDINSPISGEIVEVNSKLSETPGLINSSPYEDGWMIKVKPSNPSELESLMGSKEYTKFCEEEDASH from the exons ATGGCTCTTAGAATGTGGGCTTCTTCTACAGCCAATGCTCTAAGGCTATCTACTGCAACAAGACCTCATTTCTCCCCTCTTGCCAGATGCTTCTCTTCTG TATTGGATGGGCTCAAGTATGCAAATTCACATGAATGGGTGAAGCATGAAGGCTCTGTTGCCACTATTGGTATTACTGACCATGCTCAG GACCATCTTGGAGAGGTTGTGTTTGTGGATTTGCCTGAAACCGGAGCCTCAGTGAGCAAAGCAACTGGATTCGGAGCAGTAGAGAGTGTCAAAGCCACCAGTGACATTAACTCCCCGATCTCCGGAGAGATTGTTGAAGTGAACTCTAAGCTGTCCGAGACCCCTGGTTTG ATCAATTCAAGCCCATACGAAGATGGATGGATGATTAAGGTGAAGCCCAGCAACCCATCAGAATTGGAATCTTTGATGGGTTCGAAAGAGTATACGAAGTTCTGTGAGGAAGAAGACGCTTCTCACTAG